A genome region from Prinia subflava isolate CZ2003 ecotype Zambia chromosome 12, Cam_Psub_1.2, whole genome shotgun sequence includes the following:
- the GTF3C4 gene encoding general transcription factor 3C polypeptide 4: MAAAGREEPPLGLEVVAEEAAAAASAGFRLTAVRREPAVRLQHGASGLEPLAWSEDHRVSVSTARSIAVLEQLSDVHSGGQDMVIHRTAVPAPGAACTLKVGPKKEVAECKEKFASSVDPTVSQMFMLDRVFNPEGKSLTPMRGFKYSSWSPLGCDANGRCLLAALTMDNRLTIHANLNRLQWVQLVDLTELYGERLLEAGYRLCKADAPRGELGDFPEFQRRHSMQAPVRMEWSGICTTQQVKHNNECRDVGSVLLAVLFENGNIAVWQFQLPFLGKESITSCNTIESGISSPSVLSWWEYEHNNRKMSGLIVGSAYGPVKIIPVNLKAVKGYFTLRQPVVLWQEMDQLPVHSIKCIPLYHPYQKCSCSLVVAARGPYVFWCLLLISKAGLNVHNSHVTGLHSLPIVSMTADKQNGTVYTCSSDGKVRQLIPIFTDVALKFEHQLIKLSEVFGCVRTHGIAVSPCGAYLAVVTTEGMANGLHPVNKNYQVQFVTLKTFEEAAAQLLESSVQNLFRQVDLTDLVRWKILKDKHIPQFLQEALDKKIESCGSTYFWRFKLFLLRILYQSMQKAPSEVTWRPSHEDAKILISDSPGMGSTEDDQEEGTSKQASKQSLGDTGKGVDIDDTAEDSLHQSGDTGGREPMVEKLLEIQAQIEAVEMHLTREHMKRVLGEVYLHTWITENTSIPTRGVCDFLMSDDGYDDRTARVLIGHILKKMNKQTFPEHCSLCKEILPFTDRKQAVCSNGHIWLRCFLTYQSCQSLVYRRCLLHDSIARHPTPEDPEWIKRLLQGPCTFCDSPVF; this comes from the exons atggcggcggcggggcgggaggagCCGCCGCTGGGGCTCGAGGTGGTggcggaggaggcggcggcggcggcgagcgCCGGGTTCCGGCTCACGGCGGTGCGGCGAGAGCCGGCGGTGCGGCTGCAGCACGGCGCCAGCGGGTTGGAGCCGCTGGCCTGGTCCGAGGACCACCGGGTGTCGGTGAGCACGGCCCGCAGCATCGccgtgctggagcagctcagcgACGTGCACAGCGGCGGGCAGGACATGGTCATCCACCGCACCGCCGTGCCCgcgcccggcgccgcctgcACGCTCAAG GTTGGCCCAAAGAAGGAGGTGGCTGAGTGCAAGGAGAAGTTCGCCAGCTCCGTGGACCCCACCGTCAGCCAGATGTTTATGCTGGACCGAGTGTTCAACCCCGAGGGGAAGTCCCTGACGCCCATGCGGGGCTTCAAATACTCCAGCTGGTCCCCTCTGGGCTGCGACGCCAACGGGAGGTGCCTGCTGGCAGCGCTGACCATGGACAACCGCCTGACCATCCACGCCAACCTCAACCGGctgcagtgggtgcagctggtgGACCTGACGGAGCTCTACGGCGAGCGCCTGCTGGAGGCCGGGTACCGGCTGTGCAAGGCCGACGCTCCCCGCGGGGAGCTGGGAGACTTCCCCGAGTTCCAGCGGCGCCACAGCATGCAGGCCCCGGTGCGCATGGAGTGGTCGGGCATCTGCACCACGCAGCAGGTGAAGCACAACAACGAGTGCCGGGACGTGGGCAGCGTGCTGCTGGCCGTGCTCTTCGAGAACGGCAACATCGCCGTGTGGCAGTTCCAGCTGCCCTTTTTGGGGAAGGAATCCATCACGTCCTGCAACACCATCGAGTCGGGGATAAGCTCCCCCAGCGTGCTGTCGTGGTGGGAGTACGAGCACAACAACCGCAAGATGAGCGGGCTGATCGTGGGCAGCGCGTACGGCCCCGTGAAGATCATCCCCGTCAACCTCAAGGCGGTCAAAGGCTACTTCACGCTGAGGCAGCCCGTGGTCTTGTGGCAGGAGATGGACCAGCTGCCCGTGCACAGCATCAAATGCATCCCTCTCTACCACCCCTAccagaaatgcagctgcagcctggtggTGGCCGCGAGAGGCCCTTACGTGTTCTGGTGCCTGCTGCTGATATCCAAAGCGGGGCTCAACGTCCACAATTCCCACGTGACGGGGCTCCACTCCTTGCCCATCGTCTCCATGACGGCGGACAAGCAGAACGGCACGGTGTACACCTGCTCCAGCGACGGCAAGGTCAGGCAGCTCATCCCCATATTCACAGACGTGGCTCTGAAGTTCGAGCACCAGCTGATAAAGCTCTCGGAGGTGTTTGGCTGTGTCAGGACTCACGGCATCGCCGTCAGCCCGTGCGGGGCCTACCTGGCAGTTGTCACCACCGAGGGCATGGCCAACGGGCTGCACCCCGTCAACAAAAACTACCAAGTCCAGTTTGTCACCCTCAAGACTTTCGAGGAGGCGGCTGCACAGCTCTTGGAATCTTCTGTTCAGAACCTTTTCCGGCAGGTGGACTTGACGGATCTGGTACGCTGGAAAATCTTGAAGGATAAGCACATTCCTCAATTCTTACAGGAAGCACTGGATAAAAAGATAGAGAGCTGTGGTTCCACTTACTTCTGGAGGTTTAAGTTGTTCCTCTTGAGGATTCTGTACCAGTCGATGCAGAAAGCCCCCTCAGAGGTCACCTGGAGACCTTCACACGAGGATGCCAAAATCTTGATATCAGATTCCCCTGGGATGGGCAGCACTGAAGATGACCAAGAGGAAGGAACATCAAAACAAGCCAGCAAGCAGAGCCTGGGGGACACAGGCAAGGGAGTGGACATTGATGACACTGCAGAGGATTCTCTCCATCAGTCAGGTGACACTGGAGGCCGTGAGCCAATGGTAGAAAAGCTCCTTGAAATACAGGCACAGATTGAGGCCGTAGAAATGCACTTGACACGGGAGCACATGAAACGGGTGTTGGGAGAAGTTTACCTGCACACGTGGATTACAGAGAACACCAGCATTCCCACCAGAGGAGTCTGTGACTTCCTAATGTCCGATGATGGCTACGATGACAGAACAGCACGA GTGCTGATCGGGCACATCCTGAAGAAGATGAACAAGCAGACGTTCCCCGagcactgcagcctgtgcaaGGAGATCCTGCCCTTCACCGACCGCAAGCAGGCCGTGTGCTCCAACGGCCACATCTGGCTCAG GTGCTTCCTAACCTACCAGTCCTGCCAGAGTTTGGTGTACAGGAGGTGTTTGCTTCACGACAGCATTGCACGGCACCCAACCCCAGAAG ATCCTGAATGGATCAAGAGGTTATTGCAGGGACCTTGCACCTTCTGTGATTCTCCTGTGTTCTAG